In one Rhodococcus sp. B50 genomic region, the following are encoded:
- a CDS encoding DUF2461 domain-containing protein, which yields MFTGFPVAALDFYDDLEADNSKAFWAAHKAVYDDCVRGPMLSLLSELEEEFGEGKAFRPYRDVRFSKDKLPYKTHQGGFVSVAQSVGYYVEINAAGLRVAAGLFHGSSEQIAGYRTAVDHGRRGPELGRIVRKLERSGYEIGGDRLKSRPRGVDADHPRIELMRHRSLWAGRTEISPPWIDTPRTLEEVRSAWREFRPLVRWLTAATAT from the coding sequence GTGTTCACCGGATTTCCCGTCGCGGCTCTCGACTTCTACGACGATCTCGAGGCCGACAACAGCAAGGCATTCTGGGCCGCGCACAAGGCCGTCTACGACGACTGCGTGCGCGGCCCGATGCTTTCCCTGCTCTCGGAACTCGAGGAGGAGTTCGGGGAGGGCAAGGCCTTCCGCCCGTATCGCGACGTGCGGTTCAGCAAGGACAAGTTGCCGTACAAGACCCATCAGGGCGGATTCGTCTCCGTTGCGCAGAGCGTCGGCTACTACGTCGAGATCAACGCTGCCGGGTTGAGGGTGGCCGCCGGCCTGTTCCACGGGTCGTCCGAGCAGATCGCCGGCTACCGCACAGCGGTCGATCACGGACGTCGCGGTCCGGAACTCGGGAGGATCGTGCGCAAGCTCGAACGGTCGGGATACGAGATCGGGGGTGACCGGCTGAAGTCCCGGCCGCGTGGCGTGGACGCCGATCATCCCCGCATCGAACTCATGCGGCACCGGTCGCTGTGGGCGGGTCGCACCGAGATCTCACCGCCTTGGATCGACACTCCGCGCACTCTCGAGGAGGTCCGTTCGGCGTGGCGGGAGTTCCGGCCGTTGGTGCGCTGGCTCACCGCCGCCACCGCAACGTGA
- a CDS encoding helix-turn-helix domain-containing protein has translation MSFGPFAAGEAPAALASLLDQFGPDTAVTIGVVPPLLTIAQAADVLGCSRRYVARLVDTGALAADFHGLHRRVSRSDVLELAKQQAEVITTVLDGLADLTRRDGLYDPF, from the coding sequence GTGAGTTTCGGGCCGTTCGCCGCCGGAGAGGCGCCCGCAGCACTCGCGAGCCTGCTCGACCAGTTCGGTCCCGACACTGCCGTGACCATCGGTGTTGTGCCGCCGCTGCTGACGATCGCGCAGGCCGCCGACGTCCTCGGCTGTTCCCGCCGCTACGTCGCCCGCCTGGTGGACACGGGCGCGCTCGCCGCCGACTTCCACGGCCTGCACCGCCGCGTATCGCGCTCCGACGTCCTCGAACTCGCGAAGCAGCAGGCGGAGGTGATCACGACGGTCCTCGACGGTCTCGCCGACCTCACGCGTCGCGACGGGCTGTACGACCCGTTCTGA
- a CDS encoding TetR/AcrR family transcriptional regulator has translation MTGTQRREQLIEIGRALFAERGYEGTSIEEIAQRAQVSKPVVYEHFGGKEGLYAVVVDREMTVLMSMVTESLTRNRSRIRVERAALALLTYIEERTDGFRILVRDSPMSAEEGTYSSLLNEAMRQVGELLSGDFSRRGLNPDFAPLYAQALVGMVATTATWWLDRRTPSKEDVAAHLVNLCWNGLIGLEADPKLGEPPISE, from the coding sequence ATGACGGGCACGCAGCGTCGGGAACAGCTCATCGAGATCGGCCGCGCCCTCTTCGCCGAGCGCGGCTACGAGGGCACCTCCATCGAGGAGATCGCCCAGCGGGCACAGGTCTCCAAGCCGGTGGTCTACGAACACTTCGGAGGCAAGGAGGGTCTCTACGCGGTGGTCGTGGACCGCGAGATGACGGTCCTGATGTCGATGGTGACCGAGAGTCTCACGCGGAACCGCTCGCGGATCCGCGTCGAGCGCGCGGCACTCGCCCTGCTCACCTATATCGAGGAACGCACCGACGGTTTCCGGATCCTGGTGCGTGACTCTCCGATGTCGGCCGAGGAAGGCACCTATTCGAGTCTTCTCAACGAGGCGATGCGGCAGGTGGGGGAGCTGCTGTCCGGCGATTTCTCCCGCCGGGGCCTCAACCCCGACTTCGCTCCGCTCTACGCTCAGGCGCTCGTCGGTATGGTCGCCACCACCGCGACGTGGTGGCTCGATCGCCGCACCCCCTCCAAGGAAGATGTGGCAGCCCACCTGGTGAACCTGTGCTGGAACGGCCTGATCGGCCTGGAAGCGGACCCGAAGCTCGGGGAACCCCCGATTTCCGAATAG
- a CDS encoding ribose-phosphate diphosphokinase produces MTNWIDNQKNLMLFSGRAHPELAEQVAKELGVPLTPQTARDFANGETFVRFEESVRGSDAFVLQSHPFPLNQWVMEQLIMIDALKRGSAKRITAILPFYPYARQDKKHRGREPISARLIADLLKTAGADRIITVDLHTDQIQGFFDGPVDHMHAQGQLAEYIRGKYGVENIAVVSPDSGRVRVAEKWADTLGGAPLAFIHKTRDPLVPNQVKSNRVVGEVEGHTCILIDDMIDTGGTIAGAVKILKEAGAGDVIIAATHGVLSDPAAERLAACGAKEVIVTNTLPIPEEKQFDSLTVLSIAPLLAQTIREVFENGSVTSLFNGVA; encoded by the coding sequence GTGACCAATTGGATCGACAACCAGAAGAACTTGATGCTCTTCTCCGGCCGGGCCCATCCCGAGCTGGCGGAGCAGGTCGCGAAGGAACTGGGCGTCCCCCTCACCCCCCAGACGGCACGGGACTTCGCGAACGGCGAGACGTTCGTGCGTTTCGAGGAGTCGGTGCGCGGTTCGGACGCCTTCGTGCTGCAGAGCCACCCGTTCCCGCTGAACCAGTGGGTCATGGAGCAGCTCATCATGATCGACGCCCTCAAGCGTGGTTCCGCCAAGCGCATCACCGCGATCCTGCCGTTCTACCCCTACGCCCGTCAGGACAAGAAGCACCGCGGTCGCGAGCCCATCTCCGCTCGTCTGATCGCCGATCTGCTCAAGACCGCCGGCGCCGACCGCATCATCACGGTCGACCTGCACACCGATCAGATCCAGGGCTTCTTCGACGGCCCGGTCGATCACATGCACGCACAGGGTCAGCTCGCCGAGTACATCCGCGGCAAGTACGGCGTCGAGAACATCGCCGTGGTCTCCCCCGATTCCGGTCGTGTGCGTGTGGCCGAGAAGTGGGCCGACACCCTCGGTGGCGCGCCGCTGGCATTCATCCACAAGACCCGCGACCCGCTGGTACCCAACCAGGTGAAGTCGAACCGCGTGGTCGGTGAGGTGGAGGGCCACACCTGCATCCTGATCGACGACATGATCGACACCGGTGGCACCATCGCCGGCGCCGTGAAGATCCTCAAGGAGGCCGGCGCGGGCGACGTCATCATCGCCGCTACCCACGGTGTGCTCTCCGACCCGGCCGCCGAGCGCCTCGCCGCGTGCGGCGCCAAGGAGGTCATCGTCACCAACACGCTGCCGATCCCGGAGGAGAAGCAGTTCGACAGCCTGACCGTGCTGTCGATCGCCCCGCTGCTCGCGCAGACGATCCGCGAGGTCTTCGAGAACGGCTCGGTGACCTCGCTGTTCAACGGGGTCGCCTGA
- the glmU gene encoding bifunctional UDP-N-acetylglucosamine diphosphorylase/glucosamine-1-phosphate N-acetyltransferase GlmU, with amino-acid sequence MQVQTAIVVLAAGAGTRMRSKTPKVLHTLGGRTMLAHSLYAAAALEPSHLVTVVGHRREEVAAEVTAVAESLDREIRVTVQEDQLGTGHAVECGLGALPEDFDGTVVVTAGDVPLLHPDTLRELLAAHLDTEPAAVTVLTTTVSEPTGYGRIVRTTDGDVAGIVEEKDASTTQRAIQEINTGVYAFDAAALRSALGKLSDDNSQGELYLTDVVKIARGEGLTVRGVHTDDAVQVSGVNDRVQLAALTAELNRRLLEHWMREGVTVIDPASTWIDVGVVLGSDVTIHPGVQLRGRTVVADDAEIGPDTTLTDVQVGAGASVVRTHGSEAVIGAEATVGPFTYLRPGTELGACGKLGAFVETKNAQIGAHSKVPHLTYVGDAEIGEHSNIGASSVFVNYDGVQKYRTVVGSHVRTGSDTMFVAPLTVGDGAYTGAGTVLRRDVPPGALAVSGTPQRNIEGWVQRNRADTPAAEAASRAQQQHDHDRQKDGQNQ; translated from the coding sequence ATGCAGGTGCAGACCGCGATCGTCGTGCTGGCAGCCGGAGCAGGAACAAGAATGCGGTCGAAGACACCGAAGGTGTTGCACACCCTCGGTGGCCGCACGATGCTCGCCCACTCCCTGTACGCCGCCGCCGCGCTCGAGCCCTCCCACCTCGTCACCGTCGTCGGGCACCGCCGCGAGGAGGTCGCCGCCGAGGTGACCGCCGTCGCCGAGAGTCTCGACCGCGAGATCCGGGTGACCGTCCAGGAGGATCAGCTCGGCACCGGCCACGCCGTGGAGTGCGGTCTGGGTGCCCTGCCCGAGGACTTCGACGGCACGGTCGTCGTCACCGCGGGCGACGTCCCGCTGCTCCACCCCGACACCCTGCGCGAGTTGCTCGCCGCGCACCTCGACACCGAACCGGCCGCGGTCACCGTTCTCACCACGACGGTGTCCGAGCCCACCGGTTACGGCCGCATCGTGCGCACAACCGACGGTGATGTCGCCGGGATCGTCGAGGAGAAGGACGCGTCCACGACGCAGCGCGCGATCCAGGAGATCAACACGGGCGTGTATGCCTTCGATGCTGCCGCGCTGCGGTCGGCCCTGGGCAAGTTGAGCGACGACAATTCACAGGGCGAGCTGTACCTGACCGACGTCGTGAAGATCGCCCGCGGAGAGGGCCTGACCGTCCGCGGTGTGCACACCGACGACGCCGTGCAGGTCTCCGGCGTCAACGACCGCGTACAGCTGGCCGCACTGACCGCCGAACTCAACCGGCGGCTGCTCGAGCACTGGATGCGCGAGGGTGTCACGGTGATCGACCCCGCGTCGACGTGGATCGACGTCGGCGTCGTCCTCGGCAGCGACGTCACCATCCATCCCGGTGTGCAGTTGCGCGGCCGCACGGTCGTCGCCGACGACGCGGAGATCGGCCCCGACACGACCCTCACCGACGTGCAGGTCGGCGCCGGCGCCAGCGTCGTGCGCACCCACGGCTCCGAGGCGGTGATCGGCGCGGAGGCCACCGTCGGGCCGTTCACCTACCTGCGTCCCGGCACCGAACTCGGTGCGTGCGGCAAGCTCGGCGCATTCGTCGAGACGAAGAATGCGCAGATCGGCGCGCATTCGAAGGTCCCCCACCTCACCTATGTGGGCGACGCGGAGATCGGCGAGCACTCCAACATCGGAGCGTCGAGCGTGTTCGTCAACTACGACGGGGTGCAGAAGTACCGCACGGTCGTCGGATCGCACGTCCGCACCGGGTCGGACACCATGTTCGTCGCCCCTCTCACGGTGGGCGACGGCGCCTACACGGGCGCCGGAACAGTACTCCGTCGCGACGTTCCTCCGGGGGCGCTGGCGGTGTCGGGTACGCCACAGCGCAATATTGAAGGGTGGGTCCAGCGCAATCGCGCCGATACCCCGGCTGCCGAGGCAGCATCGAGAGCACAGCAGCAGCACGACCACGATCGCCAGAAGGACGGCCAGAACCAGTGA
- a CDS encoding ScbR family autoregulator-binding transcription factor, producing the protein MGRQVRAEVTRESVLQGAATVFVRDGYADANLGDIIEEAGVTKGALYFHFGSKEELARGVIDSGYLRFAAAAESKVDRRSPALETLIDLSVLHVDMAETDPVVRAMFRLLVEIGDYQGTEHRPYETWQSTLQELATRAAEEGDLVEDVDVHAVSLLLLEQAMGARIMANALKATERLAEQTGAMWRMILPALVPANKLEYFRQFVERRLRLPS; encoded by the coding sequence GTGGGACGACAAGTACGCGCAGAGGTGACGCGCGAATCTGTGCTGCAAGGCGCAGCGACCGTATTCGTCCGCGACGGATACGCAGACGCGAACCTCGGCGACATCATCGAGGAAGCCGGTGTCACCAAGGGGGCGCTGTACTTCCATTTCGGTTCGAAGGAAGAACTGGCGCGCGGAGTGATCGACTCCGGATATCTGCGCTTCGCGGCCGCCGCCGAATCCAAGGTGGACCGCCGCTCTCCGGCGCTCGAGACACTGATCGATCTGTCCGTCCTGCACGTCGACATGGCCGAGACCGATCCCGTGGTGCGGGCGATGTTCCGGTTGCTCGTCGAGATCGGCGATTACCAGGGCACCGAGCACCGGCCCTACGAGACCTGGCAGAGCACTCTGCAGGAGCTGGCCACCAGGGCGGCCGAGGAGGGCGACCTCGTCGAGGACGTCGACGTCCATGCCGTCTCCCTGCTGCTGCTCGAGCAGGCGATGGGCGCCAGGATCATGGCGAACGCCCTCAAGGCGACCGAACGGCTCGCCGAACAGACGGGCGCGATGTGGCGGATGATCCTGCCCGCGCTGGTGCCGGCGAACAAGCTCGAATACTTCCGGCAGTTCGTGGAGCGCCGCCTGCGGCTGCCGTCGTGA
- a CDS encoding PIN domain-containing protein, which yields MPVRVVLGATVLSRPRLRDVALALAEEGLYQPFWSDGIIAEVDRRLPQELLRPARDFLFAELDRAFPDARVVWPTTVLREVPHVTGPREAHVTSVALLCHADAVITADPELTGALERSGIEAWTPDAFVTFALDADPVRTRTALLRMVRRRWLTDDIRCEAGDDELLTRLADWAARELGANSADLLAPRRGDPPRAPAR from the coding sequence ATGCCGGTTCGAGTGGTGCTCGGTGCGACGGTGCTCTCCCGTCCCCGGCTACGTGATGTTGCCCTCGCCCTGGCCGAAGAGGGCCTGTACCAACCGTTCTGGAGCGACGGGATCATCGCGGAGGTGGACCGCCGGCTTCCGCAGGAGCTGTTGCGCCCCGCCCGCGACTTCCTCTTCGCCGAGCTCGATCGCGCCTTCCCCGACGCCCGCGTGGTCTGGCCCACCACCGTGCTGCGCGAGGTACCGCACGTGACGGGCCCTCGGGAAGCGCACGTGACGTCGGTGGCGCTGCTGTGCCACGCCGACGCCGTGATCACCGCCGACCCCGAGCTCACCGGGGCGCTGGAACGGTCGGGCATCGAAGCGTGGACTCCCGACGCGTTCGTCACCTTCGCGCTCGACGCGGATCCCGTCCGTACCCGCACAGCCCTGCTGAGGATGGTGCGACGCCGTTGGCTCACCGACGACATCCGATGCGAGGCGGGCGACGACGAACTGCTCACCAGGCTGGCCGACTGGGCGGCGCGCGAGCTCGGTGCGAACAGTGCCGACCTCCTCGCGCCCCGGCGCGGTGATCCTCCTCGCGCCCCGGCGCGGTGA